The following proteins are encoded in a genomic region of Microcoleus sp. FACHB-68:
- a CDS encoding transporter substrate-binding domain-containing protein, whose amino-acid sequence MKKKSLQFLSFNFLFLIALAFCLSVIPAAFTPPAPVAAAEMKAIQKRGRLIVAVKDNLPPLGFRDSAGNLQGLEIDIARQLAAEVLGSPDAVELQPVANQDRLSVVLNGQVDITIAGVTATETRGRLVDFSVPYYLDGTGFVTKNASVRRLEDVGKQTIAMLDNSDSIANVLYFFPNANLVGVDSYEAGRMLIERGEAGVFAGDGSVLAGWVQEYRDYQILPFLLSAEPLSIVMPKGLQYSPLRVRVHNAIRRWTAEGWLRERAIYWGLPVPQE is encoded by the coding sequence ATGAAGAAAAAGTCTCTTCAATTTTTAAGTTTTAATTTTTTATTTTTAATCGCTTTAGCATTTTGCTTGAGTGTAATACCGGCAGCCTTCACACCACCGGCACCCGTAGCGGCAGCAGAAATGAAAGCCATCCAAAAACGGGGCCGGCTGATTGTTGCCGTCAAGGATAATTTGCCGCCTTTGGGCTTTAGAGACAGCGCCGGCAACTTACAAGGGCTGGAAATTGATATTGCTCGCCAGCTGGCGGCAGAGGTGTTAGGAAGCCCCGACGCCGTGGAATTGCAGCCGGTAGCCAATCAAGACCGGCTTTCTGTTGTGTTAAATGGCCAAGTCGATATTACCATTGCCGGCGTGACTGCAACCGAAACGCGAGGCCGGTTGGTTGATTTCAGCGTTCCCTACTACCTGGATGGCACCGGCTTTGTCACGAAAAATGCCTCGGTGCGCCGGTTAGAGGACGTGGGAAAACAGACAATTGCCATGTTAGATAACTCTGACTCTATTGCCAATGTTCTGTATTTTTTCCCCAATGCCAATCTTGTTGGGGTAGATTCTTATGAAGCAGGACGAATGCTGATAGAACGCGGTGAAGCGGGTGTCTTTGCCGGCGATGGGAGCGTCCTTGCCGGCTGGGTGCAAGAGTATCGAGATTACCAGATTTTACCATTTCTCCTATCTGCTGAACCGCTATCGATCGTTATGCCAAAAGGATTGCAGTATTCCCCACTTCGTGTGCGAGTGCATAATGCAATTCGCCGGTGGACAGCAGAAGGTTGGTTGCGAGAACGGGCGATATACTGGGGCTTGCCGGTGCCTCAAGAATAG
- the rpmI gene encoding 50S ribosomal protein L35 encodes MPKLKTRKAAAKRFRATGSGKIMRRKAFKSHLLQHKSSTRRRTLSMMAVVDERDADNVRLMLPYL; translated from the coding sequence ATGCCTAAACTAAAAACTCGCAAAGCAGCCGCCAAGCGTTTTAGAGCGACCGGCAGCGGCAAAATTATGCGCCGCAAAGCTTTCAAAAGTCACTTGCTACAGCACAAGAGTTCAACGCGCAGGCGCACTCTTTCTATGATGGCTGTGGTAGATGAACGTGACGCAGACAATGTGCGCTTGATGCTCCCCTATTTATAA
- the rplT gene encoding 50S ribosomal protein L20 produces MTRVKRGNVARKRRKKILKLAKGFRGSHSKLFRTANQQVMKALRSAYRDRKKRKRDFRRLWIARINAATRQHGMSYSQFMGNLKKANIQINRKMLAQLAVLDAESFTKVVEMASQVK; encoded by the coding sequence ATGACACGAGTTAAACGCGGTAATGTAGCCCGCAAACGCCGCAAAAAAATTCTCAAACTAGCCAAAGGATTTCGGGGTTCTCACTCGAAACTCTTCCGCACAGCTAATCAGCAGGTAATGAAGGCGTTGCGGAGCGCCTACCGTGATCGCAAAAAGCGCAAGCGGGATTTCCGACGTCTGTGGATCGCCCGCATCAACGCAGCAACGCGTCAACATGGCATGAGCTACAGCCAGTTTATGGGGAATTTGAAGAAAGCAAATATTCAAATCAACCGCAAAATGTTGGCTCAATTGGCAGTTCTTGATGCTGAAAGTTTCACCAAAGTGGTGGAAATGGCCAGCCAAGTCAAGTAA